The following are from one region of the Stanieria cyanosphaera PCC 7437 genome:
- a CDS encoding phosphomannose isomerase type II C-terminal cupin domain yields MPQSTKAIQEKPLLDLPESFVQSGIAATEIRPWGSFTTLEEGKGYKIKRIEVNPGHRLSLQMHHHRSEHWIVVSGTAKVICGDTEMILSSNQSTYVPQCTAHRLENPGVIKLVLIEVQNGEYLGEDDIVRFQDDYSRQ; encoded by the coding sequence ATGCCTCAGTCTACCAAAGCTATCCAAGAAAAACCTCTTCTAGATTTACCCGAATCTTTTGTTCAATCAGGAATTGCTGCAACAGAAATTCGTCCTTGGGGTTCTTTTACAACTTTAGAAGAAGGAAAAGGATATAAAATAAAAAGAATTGAAGTAAATCCAGGTCATCGTCTTAGTTTACAGATGCATCATCATCGTAGTGAACACTGGATTGTTGTTTCTGGTACAGCTAAAGTAATTTGTGGCGATACTGAAATGATCCTCAGTAGCAATCAATCAACTTACGTGCCTCAATGTACTGCTCATCGTCTGGAAAATCCAGGAGTAATTAAATTAGTTTTAATAGAAGTTCAAAACGGAGAATATCTTGGAGAAGATGATATTGTTCGTTTCCAGGACGATTACTCTCGTCAATAA